In Tachysurus vachellii isolate PV-2020 chromosome 12, HZAU_Pvac_v1, whole genome shotgun sequence, the following are encoded in one genomic region:
- the LOC132855048 gene encoding deoxynucleoside triphosphate triphosphohydrolase SAMHD1-like yields MYELFHNRYMLHYTVYHHRVKVVIETIITDALVAAEDHYKLGGKTISEAVLDPKTFMKLTDDIVMNIMQSTNPNLNNSKKIIRRIRKRELYKFVGSKIFQTREINNLKTAQTMRDATERLTACECFWTGEGLTAAPAAR; encoded by the exons ATGTACGAGCTCTTCCATAATCGATACATGCTTCACTACACCGTCTACCATCACAGGGTTAAGGTGGTAATCGAAACAAT AATTACTGATGCACTTGTGGCTGCTGAAGATCACTATAAACTGGGTGGAAAGACTATCTCTGAGGCAGTTTTGGACCCTAAAACATTCATGAAACTCACAG atgaCATCGTCATGAATATCATGCAGTCAACAAACCCAAACCTCAATAACTCAAAGAAAATCATCAGAAGAATTAGGAAACGTGAGCTTTACAAATTTGTCGGTAGCAAAATATTTCAGACAAGGGAGATAAACAACTTGAAAACAGCTCAAACGATG CGCGATGCTACTGAGAGACTGACCGCCTGTGAGTGCTTTTGGACGGGAGAGGGGCTCACGGCAGCACCCGCTGCTCGTTGA